GTGGCGTGGACTGAGTATGCTATCCCAAGCCCAATTGAGATCGAGAGTATTGTTCCTGTTAATGCGTTCAATGAGATGCCGAGATATCGCATCGTCCCAAGTAGGAACGCGATTGCAAGCAGGATCGGGAAGAGGTTTACAATCCCCAGTAGCGGCTTGTCTTCTAGTACGGCGTACGCAATAATAAGGAACAACCCGGTTAGTCCCATCGCGATAATCAGTCCCTGAATTGAAGAGTTGAAAATAATACCCGTCACCGCATCGAAGACGACTATCTGGCCAGTTGCGGTCGTCTCGTATCGGAATTCCTCTGCAAATGCTCTGGCGTCGGTGGCAGCTTCGGACTGTGAGGCCTCCGAGTCAATCGCGTATTCGACCTGTGCGCTCCGCCGATCTGGGGTGAGGTACTGTTCAGCACGGTCACCAGCCGGCGAAGCAAGCAGCACATCGTAGATACGATCAAGATTACGGTCGGGGATCCCATTTCCGTTCACGTCGTTACGAGCAACCAATCTGGCGAATTCTTGATCCTGCTCGGCATATGACTGAATCACTGTCACGATGCTTGTCGGCCGAGCAGATCCGCCGTCGCCGACTGCGAGCGAGCCTGTCGCGTCATCGTTCGGCGCTGCGAGTGCCTCAAGTGCATGGCTCTCCTCGAAGTTCCCCTCAACGTACAATCTCACTGACTGGTCCTGATTGGTTGAGAAGCGGTCCTCAAGCAGATTGAGTGTCTCTGAGACGGTATACTCGCTTGGGGCGAACGGCTCTGGAAGCCCAGTCACGTACGCAGGCTGTTCTTCCGGTGGAAGGAAGTCCTCGGTTTCGAAGGAAGTGTCGACGCCACTCCCGTACATCGCTGCCATCCCACCGGTTATGAGCAACACGACAACGAATGCGATCGGCGCATACCGGCTAGCTTGGGCCGGGAACGTCAGGAATTTTCCGAGCGTCGAGTCCTCGGAAGAGATCGGTGCTGAGTTGAACTCAGGGACGTTGTAAGCTTCTCGCAGCCTGTCGACTTCTAACTTCGCTGCCGGGAGAAACAGCCCGAATATCAGGAATGTGAAAATAATCCCAATCCCTGAGGCGATCCCCATATTCCGGATTGGTGTGAGATCAGATACTACGTTTGCACCAAACCCGAACACGGTTGTAACCGTTACAATGACGAAGGCGATTAGCAGTTGGTTATTCGCTTCCCGCATCGCCTCTGTAGCATTGTATCCTGCGACGGCCTCCTCACGGTAGCGGTTGATGATATGGATCCCGAAGTCAACTCCAACCGCGAGTAGCAGTACAGGGACGGTGATCATTTGCTGACTAAATGGAATCCCGGAGAAGCCAAGGAATCCGAACGTCCAAATGATGGTCAGCAGAAGCGACAGCAAACCCAAGGAGAGGTCAATTGGATCACGGTAAGCGATAACCAAGAACAACAGCAATAACAGCACGACAACGGGCATCACGATGGTAAGTGAATCCCCGATGACGGTGGCTGTTTCAGCGTTTGTTACGCCGCTACCGAAGGCGGTTATTTCGCCAGGCTGGTCAGATGCGATAGATCGAATCGTTATCTGTACTTCTTGAAGATTGCTGTCAGAGAATCCGGAGGGCACATCGTGTGATATAAGCGTGATTGACGCTGAGGCACTTGCGCTCGTCGGGTTAAAGTCAGTTGCAAGCGTCCTGGTAAATCGTGAGTTGTCGGACAATTCACGAACGATTTTTTCGATGCGACTTGCACTCGTCGACTCGATAGCGCGTCGTTGTTCGGCTGCCGTGTCCGCTGAGGGGTCAATCTGCTGAGCAATGACCGTTGCCGGGCCATTCGCTGAGGCGGCACGGAGATTGTCCCGCGACTCAACTTCCTCTAAAACCCGGAGATCCCTGAGAAGTGCTTCCCTCGTCAGGACGTTACTTCCCGAGTGGATGAGTTGAGTAGATTCACTCTCCGGTTTGAACGGATCTTCAAATTCTTCATTGACTGCATCAAGCGCCTCTTGTTCCTCAAGACCGTCGGTGAACGAGTCAGTCGCTTCAGTATCTGTGCTGACTAATCCTACCCCGCCAGCGAATACAAGCGTGAGCACGAGAAAGCCGACAATGACTTTACGTGGACTGTCGACGATGGTGTTATTAAGCCGCCGCGTCAACACCTCTATCTGCTTGTCAAGCGACATCAGCTATTGCTGCCTCCGATAGATGACGAGCGCCGCCGTTCCAATAACGAGGAGCGCAACGGCGATAACTGGCAACGGTAGCCCACCCTCTTGGCTTTCGATTACATCAATTGGAAGTCGGTAAGTCTTGGTGAGATGGCTGTCGCCTTCGGTGTCGTCATATCGGAAGTCCAAAGAGATAGGGTAGGTACTCCCCACTGTTGCAGACCCGGTGGTAGTCAACTCGAACGTCACCGTTTTTGTCTCACCCGGGTCAAGTGACTGAACGTACCCCGTGTCGGTATCTCCCGTGTCTAACGGATCGTCGGCGAACAGTCGGACCTCGACATCGCTTGCGACTTCGTTGAGGTTGTTCGTTACTGCAACATCGACAGCACGGGAACCACCTGCTTGGATAGTACGGTTTTCAATCGTGGCATCAAAGCGATCGCGCTCAGAAGCAACCTCGGCGTCTACAGCCAATTCATCGAAAGTCCTTGTCTCACCTTCGTCGTTGCGGTATTTGATGGCCATGTCAAGTGAACGGAGCCCAGACTCGGCGCTACCGCTGATTGCAATCGGCAACGAGAAAGACTCAGATTGACCGGGATCAAGCGTTCCTACGGCAGTTGAATCTTCCGTTGGAATCACACTCTGGTCCTCCCCAGTGTACTGTACCACGACGTTGCGTGCCGGCAGGGGCCCGTCGTTGTGTACGGTACCAATCAAGTCACCGTCCTCACCGACACGAAGTTGTGACTCCACGTTACTAAGTATGAAATCCTGCTCGCGGATCGATTGGACCGTGGTCGTAATCGGGTCTGATGTTCGGTCAATTCCATCGATATCATCGTAGTTTATTTTCAAGTTAACTGAATACCCTCGTACAGGAGCGTCGGACTCAAGTGCAGCGTTATAACTGACAGTCCGGATCTCCCCTGGTTCCCAGTCGCCGACAGATGCTGTCGAAGACGTATCTCCGGATTCGAACGTTAGCGAACTACTCTGTGACTCTGCATTGATATTTGCACCTCTCGCGATTTCTGAGCCGGTGTTCTTGAGTGTGAACGAGACATCATTGTTATCGCCAACCTGCGTTGTCGCATTTGCTTCAACAATCTCAAACCGAGCATCTTCCCGAACCTGAACTGTTATTGAGCCAGTTTTCGTTTTTGTGGAGTCGCTTCCCTCAGTAGGTCCACTGGGCCCATAGCGAATATGGCGGGTATATGAATACTCGTAATTGACTGGGAGTTTATATGTTCCCGGTTCAGCATTGTCTGGGACTATAACAGAGACAGTCTTTTCTATACTTCCAGTTGGAAAGTTACCAACAGATACCTGTCCAGTTTGGACATCAATTGGAGTATCCCCGTCATCTATCTCAAAGGATAGTCCTCTAGCAGTCATAACACTATCTTCGTACTGCGATGGACCATGCTGGATAATCTGACCGTAATTAACAATCGAAACTGTGAGCTCATCGGCGGTGTCGGCTGATAACGGCTCAGATGAAGTTGTAAAAGTGACATCTGGGTTTCCAACAACGTCCCCAGATTCTGATGCCTGAGCAGTTGCAATACTGGGGACCGCACTAACAACGAATCCCACGAGTAAAACGGCAGTCAGGACGGTGGTTAACGACGGCGGGTTAGGAAGTGTGTTCTGTGTCATTTTGCGTTTACTAAGTAATCAATCAAAAGGTGCGGGTGCATATTACCCTGTTGGTTTCGGTCACCGGACTGACCGACACATAAAACCGGATCAAGAGAGGCTCTATAAAAATCCACTGAACCCCCGGAGCCTGAAGTACGTCATGGAGTCGTGAAAGTCAGCCTACGACAGACACCTCCGAGTACGGGAGCGTCACAGGGTCAGATGAGAAGGAACAGTAAAATGCGAATCGCAACCCAACTGACCAACAACGGTGCCTCTCGCCGCACCGAATTACCTCAAAGGACAGGCTGTGGCCGTATCTCAGGGGCTCTAACTCCACAGGCGGACTCTTACAAATCTAGTCAAGACGCGTTCAAGAAAATCGTTCGAGCTGTGCCTTGATTCACCAATAAGGTCTAGACGTAAGCGCCCCTATAATCTGGACAGGCGCAATGTCACGGCCACATAGAAGAGGATCCGACAGTCTCGTGCACTCCGATAGAACAGTGGTCAACAATATGCTTAAGTTAGCCGAATGAATAATCAATTATACAGCCATCTGCGGCTTGTACTCGCTATTCAGCACAATGATAAAAAACATAACTCAGTTTGACCCTGTGTCATACGCAGTGGGTAATAGAGCCGTGAGCAGTTTGAACCGTCCCAGACAACCAAAAAATAGTCGGGGTAAAGATGACTAACGAGATATCCTTCTTCCAGAATCCAGAGGGAACCCAAGAAGAGATTCTTGAAGCTACATTCTATGCATTACGTCAGCACGGGTACGCGGACCTAACTATTTCAAAAATAGGCGATGAATTCGAAAAAAGCCAGTCACTCATATATCACCACTACGATAATAAGGACGAATTGCTAGTAGATCTTCTGGACTATATGTTGGAGCAGGTCGAAAGCCAGGTCCCACTTCCCAACCAGTCGCCTGAAGAGTATATCGAAATAATCGTTGACGAGATGTTTGGCACCAACGGCAACAACAATCTCGAGTTTACCCAGGCTATAATTGAACTGCGAGCGCAAGCAGCACACGACGACAATTACGGCCGCCTCTTTCGTAGGAGTGATGATTTCATTCGGAAACAAATTGCACGTGCTATCCGGGCGGGCGTCGATGCAGGCGCATTCGATGTCGAGAATCCATCCCAAACAGCCGCGCTGTTCCACACCGTTTTAATCGGTATTCAGACAGAGCAGATTACAAGCGACGAGGAGCCCATCGACTACACCAGAGCCGAGTTCCAGCGCTACATCGAGAACTGTTTATTCCCTGAATGACCTCCTCCCCGCCGCGGGCTCCACCTGCTCCATAATGTCACTGGCCAGACGATTGATCGGTTCAGCATCACTGACGAGAAAGCGCACGACGGCACCGAGTTTTCTACGGGATCATGGCTAAAAGATCGGTTGGTACTGTTCGATCAAGCGTACTTCAAGTACCGCCGTTTTGCGCTGATTGACGAGAATAACGGATACTTCGTGAGTCGGCTGAAACCGAACGCAAACCCGAAAATAACAGCGGAATTACGGGAATGGCGTGGCGACGCCATTCCATTGGAAGGGGAGAAGATCCAGGATGTCGTGGACAACCTCTACCGAGAGCACATTGATGTAGAAGTGGAAGCGACGTTTCAGCGACGAGAGTACGCGGGCACACAATCATACGACAGCAAGACGTTTCGTGTCGTCGGCGTCCTCATCGCAGACGCCGACAACTACCATCTGTACATTACGAATCTCCCGAGAGAGGAGTTTCTGCCAGCAGATCTAGCAACGATCTATCGATGTCGGTGGGAGGTAGAACTGCTGTTTCGTGAGCTGAAGACGCAGTACAACTTGGATGAGTTCGATACGAGTAAGACGTATATCATGGAGATCCTGATATATGCGGCGTTGCTGTCGCTGTTAGTGAGCCGTGATCTGCTGGGTCTGGTCACCGAACAAGCCGACGACGAAATCGTGTTTCCGCCGGAACGCTGGGCGGCGACCTTTCGATCGCACGCCCAGCTCATCCTCTTTGAACTCGGTGAGTACCTCGGCTACTCGCCGCCATCGTTGTTAGAGCGGCTGATCGAGGATGCTCAGAAAATTCACCAGCAACGACCGATACTGCAAGAGACGCTCGCCACCGCTGCATAACCGAGGTGTGAGGCCTAACTAAAGACGAATAGCTTGCGGTGATCCGTCAACTGGGACAAGGATGGTTTCAATCATCGGTTTCTGATGGCACTATGTTTCGTGAAGCTGCTTTATCTGCGCGGACTGACTCAATCTTATCCGAGAGACGCCCAAGGGCTATAAGCGTCGGTGGTAGGGTTGCCAGAGAGGCAATGAGGGTGAGGAAGATGACACCCACAGTTAGCCACCCGAAGTCAGCTAGAATAGGGAATGGTGATAGCGTGAGTGCTGAGAACCCGAAAACAGTGGTCATCCCAGACACGGTAATCGCTTTGCCGACACGCGATCCGGCGGTTTCGACTGCATCAAGCCGGGAAATACCAGTCTGTTCGACCTCTTCGAAGTAACGTTCCATTACGATGATCGTGTATTCTGCGCCGATGCCGACACTCATTGCGCCAAGAGACGCACCAAGTGGCGACACCGATATTGACAGAGCTAACATATAGAGATTTTGCCAGCCGATGACAAATAGCATCGGGACAAGCGGGGCAACAGCCCGAAGCAGGTTTCGATAGTAGAGGAGTAATGCCCCAAAAACAAGGGCAAATCCAAGCCCAGTCGTTGCATTCCGATTTTCGATCTGCTCAACGATCGATGGTGTCGATACGGGTGATTGCCCTGTAAGCTTGGCATCGACTCCGGATGGAGGCTGACTTAATGCGATTGATGTCTCAATAGTGTCGAACAAGCCAAGTTCCTCGTCGGTGTTCATGTCTTGTTCAGCAGTTATCCGGATCTGTGCATGGCCGTTGCTGTAATACTGGGCTTTTTGATCGTCTGGGATGGCTGCTAAAGTCTGTCTAACCTCACGTTCTGTCTCTGGTAGTGTTCCGCCATTATGCTGTTTAATCAGCGTTGCTGGTGTCGAGACACTGGTAATTTGTTGCTTATCACTGGCGATGACGCGGAACCTCTCCATCCAGCGTAACACGTCTGGGTCGCGCAATTGTTCCCCACTAACAAGAATGCTGTACTGAACGGCATCACCACCCCCAGCGACAGATCGAAACTCCTGGAGATCGGTATAGGCCGGCAGGTCCTGTGGAATGAATTCCTCAGTATCCGCAGTCGTTTCTAGATCAGAACTGACCGCAAACCCACCAGCTGCGACAACAATCGCAATAGAGAGAACAATGAAAGGATTAGCTGCAAGAGTGCGTGATGTCCGCCCGAGTGCCTGTCCAAGACGGCCAATGTTACTGCTTCCGGTCTGTTCCTGTGGTGGGAACTCCGACTCATGGGAGGGACTGGCCTCCTCTTCAGATGTGCTACGGAAGCGGACCCAGAGTGTGAGGACTGGCAAGAGCACAAACAATCCAGTGATAAATGTTAGCACCACACCGAAAATAGACGTTTGTGCAAACCAGACAAACGCTGGTGATCCGATTGTGGAAACCCACGTTGCTCCGAATCCAAGTGCCGCTGAGAACATCGCAACTAGAACGGGTGGGCCAACACCACCCAATGCTAGTGGCAACGCTTCGCGTGGGCGGTGATTTTCAAGCTCTTCTTCGTACCGTTCATGAAACTGTATAGAATAGTCAATTCCCAATCCGATCAAAATTGGGAACACAGAACTGGTCAACGTTGAGTTTGGGATACCTGCGTACCCAATCGCTCCAAACGTCCAAATTACACCGACAAAGACCGCAACTATCGGGAGCAAGCGGAGTCGAACACCCCGGAACAAGAAGAATAGGGCGATAACCATTAGCCCTACAGCTAACCCGAGCAACTGCTGCGTGCTCTGCTGAATGAGTCCCGAAAGTTGCGACGAGAACGCTGCTGAACCAGTAATTGTAACGCTCACGCCGCTCGGAAATTCCCCCCATTCTTTGGCATTAATAGCATCTGTATAAATAGGCCGGGATTGTTGCTGTGTAAGCCCGGGTTCAAGAACGATGGTAACTACCGTTGAGTCTGGATTCCCAACAACCCGCTGTATTTTTTCTTGTGATCCAGGAATACGGCCATACTCTGCTCGCACTTGATCAGCAGGGCTGATTACTTGTTCAACGTCATCAACTTCGGACATTCGTCGATCATATCGATCGATAGCCCGCATTGTCGCGGGTTCTGTAACCTCTCCCCGCACAAGGGTAGCAATCGTCCCGCGGTCGAAATTATCATCATACGTATTTAATGTGGGATTTTCACCGACAAATGCGCGGTCCCCGGTGACACTTTCAATCTGTGCGGCACCGGAAAATGCTATCCCAGTGACAACAACTACGGCTGTGAGCATGATCAGTGGCCGACTCTGAATGAGTCGTCCAAGCCGTGCAAATATCGTTCGCAAGCTCATCATCGTATTATCTGAGATTAATTTTGCCGTCGGTATACAACGATAGTGCCACCGACAAGTGCAGCCATCCCAACCGCAGCCGCCGGAATTAGTGGGAACCCACCGGAATCGGCTGCACGAACTGGGACGCCAATGGTAAGTGAGCCAGTAAAGCGTGTATCTCCGTCGGACTCATCGTACCGAATCTCAACTGATGAACTATACTCTTTTGTTAGGGCAGTATCGGAAGCACTCACTCGAAACGTTGCAGTTACAGTCTCACCGGGCTCAACAGTGCCGAGATAAGCACCATCGTCTGAAGACGATAGCGGGTCATTAGTGAATAATTTGATATTCGCGTTCGTTACTGTTTCATTTCCGGTGTACCTGATCGTAGTTGTCATCTCGCCGCTGCCACCCGGCGTTACTGT
This genomic window from Haloarcula marismortui ATCC 43049 contains:
- a CDS encoding TetR/AcrR family transcriptional regulator; protein product: MTNEISFFQNPEGTQEEILEATFYALRQHGYADLTISKIGDEFEKSQSLIYHHYDNKDELLVDLLDYMLEQVESQVPLPNQSPEEYIEIIVDEMFGTNGNNNLEFTQAIIELRAQAAHDDNYGRLFRRSDDFIRKQIARAIRAGVDAGAFDVENPSQTAALFHTVLIGIQTEQITSDEEPIDYTRAEFQRYIENCLFPE
- a CDS encoding efflux RND transporter permease subunit, whose amino-acid sequence is MSLDKQIEVLTRRLNNTIVDSPRKVIVGFLVLTLVFAGGVGLVSTDTEATDSFTDGLEEQEALDAVNEEFEDPFKPESESTQLIHSGSNVLTREALLRDLRVLEEVESRDNLRAASANGPATVIAQQIDPSADTAAEQRRAIESTSASRIEKIVRELSDNSRFTRTLATDFNPTSASASASITLISHDVPSGFSDSNLQEVQITIRSIASDQPGEITAFGSGVTNAETATVIGDSLTIVMPVVVLLLLLFLVIAYRDPIDLSLGLLSLLLTIIWTFGFLGFSGIPFSQQMITVPVLLLAVGVDFGIHIINRYREEAVAGYNATEAMREANNQLLIAFVIVTVTTVFGFGANVVSDLTPIRNMGIASGIGIIFTFLIFGLFLPAAKLEVDRLREAYNVPEFNSAPISSEDSTLGKFLTFPAQASRYAPIAFVVVLLITGGMAAMYGSGVDTSFETEDFLPPEEQPAYVTGLPEPFAPSEYTVSETLNLLEDRFSTNQDQSVRLYVEGNFEESHALEALAAPNDDATGSLAVGDGGSARPTSIVTVIQSYAEQDQEFARLVARNDVNGNGIPDRNLDRIYDVLLASPAGDRAEQYLTPDRRSAQVEYAIDSEASQSEAATDARAFAEEFRYETTATGQIVVFDAVTGIIFNSSIQGLIIAMGLTGLFLIIAYAVLEDKPLLGIVNLFPILLAIAFLLGTMRYLGISLNALTGTILSISIGLGIAYSVHATHRFVDEYNAGADAYESIIITFSGTGGALLGSMLTTSLGTGALALAITPVLGDFGLLMAISVIYSFAFTIIALPPAVLLWERYQSVWSEVTLPTPM
- a CDS encoding COG1361 S-layer family protein — its product is MTQNTLPNPPSLTTVLTAVLLVGFVVSAVPSIATAQASESGDVVGNPDVTFTTSSEPLSADTADELTVSIVNYGQIIQHGPSQYEDSVMTARGLSFEIDDGDTPIDVQTGQVSVGNFPTGSIEKTVSVIVPDNAEPGTYKLPVNYEYSYTRHIRYGPSGPTEGSDSTKTKTGSITVQVREDARFEIVEANATTQVGDNNDVSFTLKNTGSEIARGANINAESQSSSLTFESGDTSSTASVGDWEPGEIRTVSYNAALESDAPVRGYSVNLKINYDDIDGIDRTSDPITTTVQSIREQDFILSNVESQLRVGEDGDLIGTVHNDGPLPARNVVVQYTGEDQSVIPTEDSTAVGTLDPGQSESFSLPIAISGSAESGLRSLDMAIKYRNDEGETRTFDELAVDAEVASERDRFDATIENRTIQAGGSRAVDVAVTNNLNEVASDVEVRLFADDPLDTGDTDTGYVQSLDPGETKTVTFELTTTGSATVGSTYPISLDFRYDDTEGDSHLTKTYRLPIDVIESQEGGLPLPVIAVALLVIGTAALVIYRRQQ
- a CDS encoding efflux RND transporter permease subunit → MMSLRTIFARLGRLIQSRPLIMLTAVVVVTGIAFSGAAQIESVTGDRAFVGENPTLNTYDDNFDRGTIATLVRGEVTEPATMRAIDRYDRRMSEVDDVEQVISPADQVRAEYGRIPGSQEKIQRVVGNPDSTVVTIVLEPGLTQQQSRPIYTDAINAKEWGEFPSGVSVTITGSAAFSSQLSGLIQQSTQQLLGLAVGLMVIALFFLFRGVRLRLLPIVAVFVGVIWTFGAIGYAGIPNSTLTSSVFPILIGLGIDYSIQFHERYEEELENHRPREALPLALGGVGPPVLVAMFSAALGFGATWVSTIGSPAFVWFAQTSIFGVVLTFITGLFVLLPVLTLWVRFRSTSEEEASPSHESEFPPQEQTGSSNIGRLGQALGRTSRTLAANPFIVLSIAIVVAAGGFAVSSDLETTADTEEFIPQDLPAYTDLQEFRSVAGGGDAVQYSILVSGEQLRDPDVLRWMERFRVIASDKQQITSVSTPATLIKQHNGGTLPETEREVRQTLAAIPDDQKAQYYSNGHAQIRITAEQDMNTDEELGLFDTIETSIALSQPPSGVDAKLTGQSPVSTPSIVEQIENRNATTGLGFALVFGALLLYYRNLLRAVAPLVPMLFVIGWQNLYMLALSISVSPLGASLGAMSVGIGAEYTIIVMERYFEEVEQTGISRLDAVETAGSRVGKAITVSGMTTVFGFSALTLSPFPILADFGWLTVGVIFLTLIASLATLPPTLIALGRLSDKIESVRADKAASRNIVPSETDD